From a single Balneolales bacterium ANBcel1 genomic region:
- a CDS encoding S41 family peptidase, with translation MNRFTKNATRLRLPSLLVLISLLVFGFQSTNAQPADETRLLRFPDIHDNRIVFSYAGNLYTVPIHGGTARRLTGHNGYEIFPRYSPDGKYIAFTGQYDGNTEVYRIPSAGGEPERMTFTPTLGRDDVADRMGPNNLVMGWTPDGEQVLFRSRMREFNSFKGHLFLTDPDRDQPVQLPLPRGGFASFSPDGSKLAYNRVFREFRTWKRYRGGMADDIWIYDFETKETIRVTDSNSQDIIPMWHENRIFFISDRDENGRMNLYVHDLDSDETRKLTDFTEFDIKFPSIGTRHIVFENGGYLYRFHLANEELTRVPVKIRDDRLTGRDGLVDAGEFIHTWDVSPDGNRALFGARGDVFSVPARSGITRNLTRSSGVHDRNPVWSPDGASIAFISDRSGEDEIYVMPQDGSGEPRQITTGADTYKYRISWSPDSKKILWADKKLRLNMVDVESGEVTLVRQAEAWEMSQYIWSPDSRWIAYTLPEVETMNRVWLYSVERDEHFKVTDGWYSSGNAVFSPDGKYLFFVSNRDFNPIYSQTEWNHAYTDMQRIYFVTLQSDTPSPFKPGNDEVSLNDEDEGENEDAFDPAESIPVDTEGLSNRIVALPVQASNYGNLQAVGNRLYYQRNGMTDRQTVLLYYDLEEKEEQELGPAASYRISANGQKMMISRAGEYAIVDLPSREVQMDPKLNLSDMKIRLDRTAEWVQIFDESWRQMRDFLYAPNMHGVDWEAVRESYRPLVDHVAHRNDLTYIIGEMIGELNVGHAYVGDGDRPQPERVPMGRLGAELSRDSDTGFYRIDRILKGENWVDSRRSPLLEVGLAVREGNYIVRVDGASTADMVNIYKSLIDKAEKPVLLAINDKPSLDGAREVVVRPIADESGLYYYNWVQENIRKVSEATDGSVGYIHIPDMGPGGLNEFVKHFYPQLRKEALIIDVRGNGGGNVSPMIIERLRRELAMVDKPRNAVPSPDPSAMMLGPMVTLIDEFSASDGDLFPYRFRKHGLGKLIGKRTWGGVVGIRQTLPFVDGGYLNRPEFASYDTEGTEWIIEGHGVEPDIYVDNDPAKEYAGIDEQLNAAIDHLLERMEEVETGLPEPPPYPEKN, from the coding sequence TTGAATCGATTTACGAAGAACGCTACCCGTTTGAGGCTGCCAAGCCTGCTTGTGCTGATATCGCTGCTGGTATTCGGTTTCCAAAGCACAAACGCCCAACCCGCCGACGAAACCCGCTTGCTGAGATTCCCGGATATTCATGACAACCGGATTGTCTTTTCCTACGCCGGAAACCTCTATACCGTACCGATTCACGGCGGCACGGCGCGGCGCCTTACCGGACACAACGGGTATGAAATTTTTCCCAGATACTCTCCTGACGGAAAATACATCGCATTTACGGGACAATACGATGGCAATACCGAAGTGTACCGAATTCCGTCCGCCGGCGGCGAACCCGAACGCATGACATTCACACCCACCCTTGGCCGGGATGATGTAGCCGACAGAATGGGACCCAACAACCTGGTGATGGGCTGGACCCCGGATGGCGAACAGGTTCTCTTCCGCTCACGCATGCGTGAATTCAACTCTTTCAAGGGACATCTTTTCCTGACCGATCCCGACCGCGACCAGCCCGTGCAGCTTCCCTTGCCCAGGGGCGGATTCGCCTCTTTTTCACCTGACGGCTCCAAACTTGCCTATAATCGGGTTTTCCGGGAATTCCGAACCTGGAAACGGTACCGGGGCGGAATGGCCGATGATATCTGGATTTATGATTTTGAGACCAAAGAGACGATCCGGGTTACCGACAGCAACTCCCAGGACATCATCCCCATGTGGCATGAGAACCGGATCTTTTTCATCTCCGACAGGGACGAGAACGGCCGAATGAACCTGTATGTCCATGACCTTGATTCCGATGAAACCAGGAAACTGACCGATTTTACCGAGTTCGACATCAAGTTTCCTTCCATCGGAACCCGGCATATCGTTTTTGAGAACGGCGGATATCTCTACCGTTTCCATCTGGCGAATGAAGAACTGACCAGAGTTCCGGTAAAAATTCGTGATGACCGGCTCACCGGTCGTGATGGGCTGGTGGATGCCGGTGAGTTTATCCACACGTGGGATGTCTCACCCGACGGAAACCGCGCCCTGTTCGGCGCGCGCGGCGATGTGTTTTCCGTGCCCGCCCGCAGCGGCATCACCCGGAACCTGACCCGCTCTTCAGGGGTGCATGACCGCAACCCGGTCTGGTCGCCGGACGGTGCCTCCATCGCGTTCATATCCGACCGGTCCGGCGAGGATGAAATCTATGTGATGCCCCAGGACGGATCCGGAGAGCCGCGTCAAATCACCACCGGCGCCGATACCTACAAGTACCGGATCAGCTGGTCACCCGACAGCAAGAAAATCCTCTGGGCCGACAAGAAACTGCGGCTCAATATGGTGGATGTGGAATCCGGAGAGGTCACCCTGGTACGTCAGGCCGAGGCCTGGGAAATGTCGCAATACATCTGGTCGCCGGACAGCCGGTGGATCGCCTATACCCTGCCGGAAGTGGAAACGATGAACCGCGTCTGGCTCTATTCTGTTGAGCGCGATGAGCACTTCAAGGTCACCGATGGGTGGTACTCGTCCGGTAATGCGGTGTTCAGCCCCGACGGTAAATATTTGTTTTTTGTTTCCAACCGCGACTTCAATCCCATTTACAGCCAGACTGAGTGGAATCACGCGTATACCGACATGCAGCGCATCTATTTCGTAACCCTCCAGTCGGATACGCCGTCACCATTCAAGCCTGGAAATGATGAGGTTTCTCTGAACGACGAGGATGAAGGGGAGAATGAAGACGCGTTTGATCCCGCCGAAAGCATCCCCGTGGATACCGAAGGCCTCTCCAACCGTATCGTGGCCCTGCCGGTGCAGGCATCGAACTACGGTAACCTGCAGGCTGTCGGCAATCGCCTGTACTATCAGCGGAACGGCATGACCGACCGGCAGACCGTGCTGCTTTACTACGATCTGGAGGAGAAGGAGGAGCAGGAACTGGGTCCGGCCGCCTCCTACAGGATTTCGGCCAACGGACAAAAGATGATGATCTCCAGGGCCGGCGAGTACGCGATTGTGGACCTGCCCTCCAGGGAGGTCCAAATGGATCCGAAACTGAATCTTTCGGATATGAAAATCCGGCTGGATCGTACCGCCGAATGGGTTCAGATTTTTGATGAATCGTGGCGGCAGATGCGAGACTTTCTGTATGCGCCGAATATGCACGGGGTCGACTGGGAAGCGGTGCGGGAGAGCTACCGGCCGCTGGTGGATCACGTGGCACATCGCAATGACCTCACCTACATCATCGGTGAAATGATCGGCGAACTGAATGTGGGCCATGCCTATGTGGGCGACGGTGACCGGCCGCAGCCGGAACGGGTGCCCATGGGAAGGCTGGGCGCCGAACTGTCACGTGACTCCGACACCGGCTTCTACCGGATCGACCGTATCCTCAAGGGCGAAAACTGGGTGGACTCCCGCCGCTCGCCCCTGCTGGAAGTCGGCCTGGCTGTTCGGGAAGGGAACTACATTGTACGCGTGGACGGCGCCTCCACCGCGGATATGGTCAATATCTATAAATCACTGATCGACAAAGCCGAAAAACCGGTGCTGCTTGCAATCAACGATAAGCCGTCGCTCGATGGAGCCCGGGAAGTGGTGGTCAGGCCGATTGCGGATGAGTCCGGGCTCTACTATTACAACTGGGTTCAGGAAAATATCCGCAAAGTGAGCGAAGCGACCGACGGGAGTGTCGGCTACATCCATATACCCGATATGGGTCCGGGCGGATTGAATGAGTTCGTCAAGCATTTCTACCCGCAACTGCGCAAGGAGGCGTTGATAATTGATGTGCGCGGCAACGGCGGCGGGAATGTGTCTCCAATGATTATCGAGCGGCTGCGGCGGGAGCTGGCCATGGTGGACAAGCCCCGCAACGCGGTTCCGTCGCCGGACCCGAGCGCGATGATGCTGGGCCCCATGGTAACCCTCATCGACGAGTTTTCCGCTTCCGACGGTGACCTGTTTCCCTATCGCTTCCGCAAGCACGGCCTCGGCAAGCTCATCGGTAAACGGACCTGGGGAGGGGTGGTCGGCATCCGGCAAACCCTGCCGTTTGTGGATGGCGGATACCTGAACCGGCCCGAATTTGCTTCTTATGATACCGAAGGCACCGAATGGATTATTGAAGGGCATGGCGTGGAACCGGATATTTATGTAGATAACGATCCGGCGAAAGAGTACGCGGGTATTGATGAGCAGCTCAACGCGGCAATCGACCATCTGCTTGAGCGGATGGAGGAAGTTGAAACCGGCTTGCCCGAACCTCCGCCATACCCCGAGAAAAACTGA
- a CDS encoding LacI family DNA-binding transcriptional regulator encodes MKVTLRDIAEATGFSISTVSRALRGEGRISEEHRHQILAKAHEMGYELPTGRRNIPANQLPHVAIITQFETGEFYASFFEGFANAAIHKKVQVSLFSVANDYNQVDTLTNNLRALGYSAAVIFVPELKEKQYRRILHAIPKDFPVISCSNINNPVLDTVTFDAYRGASLIAEHFKLQGYTRLGMIEGPQEKPEARFRTNGFSDMTKNNPDAEIVWTYAGDYTHESGIKAYEDFKKQREQPRAVFAANDAMAFGFMESARADGWRFPEDLAIAGYDNLPLCRFHYPQLTSVNTNYTLLAKNTLDNLLARLGKTVSHQGIVSLVPISLSVRLSSMNSQKQVTPSVQDSRPAAASVPD; translated from the coding sequence ATGAAAGTAACCCTTCGGGATATCGCGGAAGCTACAGGCTTCTCCATCTCAACAGTTTCCCGCGCTCTGCGGGGTGAGGGACGGATATCGGAAGAGCACCGTCACCAGATTCTGGCAAAAGCTCATGAAATGGGCTACGAACTTCCAACCGGCCGTCGTAACATACCGGCAAATCAGTTGCCCCATGTCGCGATTATCACTCAATTTGAAACCGGCGAGTTTTACGCCTCCTTTTTTGAAGGGTTCGCAAATGCCGCAATCCACAAGAAAGTACAGGTGAGTCTGTTCAGCGTTGCCAACGATTACAATCAGGTGGACACGCTCACCAACAATCTGCGGGCACTGGGTTATTCCGCCGCAGTCATCTTTGTGCCGGAACTCAAAGAGAAGCAGTATCGCCGGATACTTCACGCCATACCCAAGGATTTTCCGGTCATATCCTGTTCCAACATCAACAACCCTGTCCTCGACACCGTTACGTTCGATGCCTATCGAGGCGCTTCGCTTATTGCGGAACATTTCAAGCTTCAGGGCTACACCAGGCTCGGAATGATTGAAGGTCCCCAGGAAAAACCCGAAGCCCGTTTCCGTACGAACGGGTTTTCCGACATGACCAAGAACAATCCTGATGCCGAAATCGTCTGGACCTATGCCGGCGACTATACTCACGAATCGGGTATCAAGGCCTACGAGGATTTTAAAAAACAGAGAGAGCAGCCGCGCGCTGTTTTTGCCGCCAACGACGCAATGGCGTTCGGCTTCATGGAATCGGCGAGAGCCGACGGCTGGCGCTTTCCCGAGGATCTGGCCATCGCCGGTTATGACAACCTGCCGCTTTGCCGCTTCCATTACCCGCAACTGACCTCCGTCAATACCAACTATACACTGCTTGCCAAAAACACTCTGGACAACCTCCTGGCGCGACTTGGAAAAACCGTTTCCCACCAGGGTATTGTCAGCCTGGTCCCCATCAGTCTGAGTGTCCGGCTGTCCAGCATGAACAGCCAAAAGCAAGTGACACCGTCAGTACAGGATTCCCGGCCGGCAGCCGCAAGTGTTCCCGACTGA